A genomic window from Vitis riparia cultivar Riparia Gloire de Montpellier isolate 1030 chromosome 18, EGFV_Vit.rip_1.0, whole genome shotgun sequence includes:
- the LOC117905697 gene encoding uncharacterized protein LOC117905697 → MPPRKPASSQNNQANDDIPPPLEALPPMRTEGLYRYLGTLASLVERQARAIGSNSQGQSSSTRGSSFDDFKKLGPPYFSGTSDPTEVEAWIMKIEKLFDVINCSEEQKTSYAAFMLDKEADHWWHMTKRLLEDQRPIVGEFVRLEQGNLTVAQYKAKFTELSHFAPQLITTEDEKTLKFQDGLKPYLKNKISIMKLSVYSKVVDRALIAEKDNEELHQYREQQRKRNRNDGAHGNQAQKKSAPNRNQNKGKTAQNLDGICPTCGKKHGGRPYYRETEACFGCGK, encoded by the exons ATGCCACCAAGGAAACCTGCATCTTCCCAAAACAATCAAGCTAATGATGATATACCTCCTCCACTTGAGGCTTTGCCCCCTATGAGAACTGAAGGGCTTTATAGATATTTAGGGACTTTGGCTAGCTTGGTTGAGCGTCAAGCTAGAGCTATTGGAAGTAATAGTCAAGGACAATCCTCATCTACTAGGGGTAGCTCCTTTGACGACTTTAAGAAGTTGGGTCCCCCTTACTTTTCTGGTACTTCAGATCCAACAGAGGTAGAGGCTTGGATCATGAAAATAGAGAAACTCTTTGATGTCATTAATTGTTCCGAGGAGCAAAAAACCTCTTATGCAGCATTTATGTTAGACAAAGAGGCAGACCATTGGTGGCACATGACTAAGAGGCTTTTGGAGGATCAAAGGCCTATT GTGGGAGAGTTTGTCCGTCTGGAACAGGGAAATTTGACTGTGGCCCAATACAAGGCTAAGTTTACCGAACTATCACATTTTGCCCCACAGTTGATTACTACAGAGGATGAAAAAacattaaagtttcaggatggacTGAAGCCTTATCTGAAGAATAAGATATCAATTATGAAGCTTAGTGTTTATTCAAAGGTGGTAGACAGAGCCCTTATTGCAGAGAAGGATAATGAAGAGCTTCACCAGTATAgggaacaacaaaggaagaggaatagaaatgatggtgctcatggtaacCAAGCACAGAAAAAATCTGCTCCAAAtagaaatcagaataaaggaaaaacagCACAAAATTTAGATGGgatttgtcctacttgtggcAAGAAGCATGGGGGTAGGCCATACTATAGAGAGACAGAAGCTTGTTTTGGTTGTGGAAAATAG